From Helicobacter anatolicus, the proteins below share one genomic window:
- a CDS encoding molybdopterin guanine dinucleotide-containing S/N-oxide reductase translates to MKKINQERRTLLKYTGIFAAVPFINQVLDKSTLLAAGLNHFTTDLVINGEVYTAAHWGALKLTIKEGKIIKSQNAFDNLTSNPLQNFTADLIDGINTNRIKAPMVRKSYLEKKSNHKELRGADEWVEISYEKAIKLVSDEIKRVRKQKGPNGIYGGSYGWKSSGNFHNSRTLLHRFLTMGGGFVGGLGDYSTGAAQVIMPHVLGTLEVYEQQTSWPIVLEHSKVVVIWGANPIDTLRIAWTSTDNQGLEYFKKLKESGKKILCIDPIKSNTIEFFEDKAEWISITPNTDTALMLGIMHTMLITQKYDKNFLEEYTEGFEVFEKYLLGKEDNTPKTAKWASQICGIPENKIKELAKLFFENRTMFMAGWNMQRQHHGEQPHWMLVTLSSMIGQIGLPGGGFGFSYHYSNGGSPSTNAPVIGGISIGKVLSKEEEKTLMDGAELAIPVARIADCLLNAGKTIKYNGREITYPDIDLIYWVGGNPFVHHQDTNTLIKAWKKPSSIIVHDIYWTPTAKMADIVFPITTPYERNDLTMSGDYSNLSIYPMKQAVERLPKSKHDFEIFTDLAKACGFEKQYTENKSEMQWLEEFYNTAYNQAQKTGITLANGNNMPDFKTFWKNNRPITFAPTPEGEEFIRYADFREDPILNPLGTPSGKIEIYSKTIEKMQYEGCPAFPQWIEPIEWKGMKNPPAEFVLVSPHPSLRLHSQLSNTRLREQYAISNREPIWINPQDAKNKGIKNGDIVRAFNKRGQILVGAVISDIVPKGVVRIYEGAWYDPENPKENNTLCKNGNANVLTIDLPSSELANGNIANTAMINIEKYKGTIPKLTAFTPPKGA, encoded by the coding sequence ATGAAAAAAATCAATCAAGAAAGACGCACACTTTTAAAATACACAGGAATCTTTGCTGCTGTTCCATTTATCAATCAAGTTTTAGACAAAAGCACACTTCTTGCCGCTGGACTTAATCATTTTACAACTGATCTTGTTATCAATGGAGAAGTCTATACCGCCGCACATTGGGGAGCATTAAAACTCACTATTAAGGAAGGGAAAATCATAAAAAGCCAAAATGCCTTTGACAATCTCACCTCAAATCCTTTGCAAAATTTCACCGCTGATCTTATAGATGGAATCAATACAAATAGAATCAAAGCCCCTATGGTACGCAAAAGCTATCTTGAGAAAAAATCTAATCATAAAGAGCTTAGAGGAGCAGATGAGTGGGTAGAAATTAGTTATGAAAAAGCCATCAAACTTGTAAGCGATGAAATCAAAAGAGTAAGAAAACAAAAAGGTCCTAATGGAATTTATGGAGGATCTTATGGGTGGAAATCTAGCGGAAATTTTCATAACTCAAGGACTTTATTGCATCGATTTTTAACAATGGGTGGAGGTTTTGTAGGTGGTCTTGGTGATTACTCTACAGGTGCTGCACAAGTTATTATGCCACATGTTTTAGGGACTCTAGAAGTCTATGAGCAACAAACTTCTTGGCCTATTGTTTTAGAACATTCAAAAGTTGTTGTTATCTGGGGAGCAAATCCTATTGATACACTAAGAATTGCTTGGACATCTACGGACAATCAAGGGCTAGAATATTTCAAAAAACTCAAAGAAAGTGGAAAAAAAATCCTTTGCATTGATCCTATCAAAAGTAATACTATAGAATTTTTTGAAGACAAGGCTGAATGGATTAGCATCACGCCAAACACGGATACAGCTTTGATGTTAGGGATTATGCACACCATGCTTATTACGCAAAAATATGATAAAAATTTTTTAGAAGAATATACAGAAGGCTTTGAAGTTTTTGAAAAATATCTTCTAGGAAAAGAAGATAACACTCCAAAAACAGCAAAATGGGCTTCACAAATCTGTGGTATTCCTGAAAACAAAATCAAAGAGCTTGCAAAATTATTTTTTGAAAATAGAACAATGTTTATGGCTGGTTGGAATATGCAACGCCAACACCATGGCGAACAACCTCATTGGATGCTTGTCACACTAAGTTCTATGATAGGGCAAATCGGACTTCCTGGTGGAGGTTTTGGCTTTAGTTATCATTATAGTAATGGCGGATCACCTAGCACGAATGCACCAGTAATTGGTGGAATCTCTATTGGAAAAGTCTTAAGCAAAGAAGAAGAAAAAACCTTGATGGATGGTGCAGAACTTGCTATCCCTGTAGCAAGAATTGCAGATTGCCTTCTCAATGCAGGAAAAACTATTAAATACAATGGTAGAGAAATCACTTATCCTGATATTGACCTAATTTATTGGGTGGGCGGGAATCCTTTTGTGCATCATCAAGATACAAATACCCTAATTAAAGCATGGAAAAAACCAAGTTCTATTATTGTTCATGATATATATTGGACTCCTACTGCAAAAATGGCAGATATAGTATTTCCTATCACCACACCTTATGAAAGAAATGACCTTACAATGAGTGGAGATTATAGCAATCTTAGTATTTACCCGATGAAACAAGCTGTAGAAAGGTTACCAAAATCCAAACATGATTTTGAAATTTTTACAGATCTTGCAAAGGCATGTGGATTTGAAAAACAATACACTGAAAATAAAAGCGAAATGCAATGGCTTGAAGAATTTTACAACACCGCCTATAATCAAGCACAAAAAACAGGAATCACTCTTGCAAATGGCAATAATATGCCAGATTTTAAAACCTTTTGGAAAAATAATCGCCCTATTACCTTTGCCCCAACACCAGAGGGTGAAGAATTTATAAGATATGCAGATTTTAGAGAAGATCCTATCTTAAATCCTCTTGGCACTCCAAGCGGAAAAATTGAAATTTATTCTAAAACTATAGAAAAAATGCAATATGAAGGCTGTCCTGCATTCCCACAATGGATTGAACCTATCGAATGGAAAGGTATGAAAAATCCACCTGCAGAATTTGTCCTAGTAAGCCCACATCCAAGTTTAAGACTCCATTCTCAACTAAGCAACACTCGCTTAAGAGAACAATATGCCATCTCTAATCGCGAACCTATATGGATCAATCCTCAAGATGCAAAAAATAAAGGAATCAAAAATGGAGATATTGTACGCGCATTCAACAAAAGAGGACAAATTCTTGTAGGAGCGGTAATTAGCGATATTGTGCCAAAAGGCGTGGTAAGAATCTATGAGGGTGCTTGGTATGATCCAGAAAATCCAAAAGAAAATAACACGCTTTGCAAAAATGGCAATGCTAATGTACTAACTATTGATCTTCCTAGCTCGGAACTTGCGAATGGAAATATTGCAAATACTGCAATGATTAATATTGAAAAATACAAAGGCACTATACCAAAACTCACAGCATTCACGCCACCAAAAGGTGCATAA
- a CDS encoding RluA family pseudouridine synthase: protein MEKAYKILSLQEKISNKKAKELIDKGLVCVRGKKVQLARAEYPMQTIFEITSLLKPEVIFEDSNILAVNKPPFIESYDLADCFKGWVLLHRLDKETSGVILLVRPDSDFHLRAKKAFKEQKVYKEYVALVSGFVSEKCVINEPILTIKKGFAKSKISKDGLSAITQIEPLSVVGKKTLVKAVIKTGRTHQIRVHLKSIGHSIVGDRLYGGIDFKRIMLHALKIKIFDYEFSSPLPKEFQNLVQ from the coding sequence ATGGAAAAAGCTTATAAAATCTTAAGCTTGCAGGAAAAAATATCTAATAAAAAAGCAAAAGAATTGATTGATAAGGGTTTGGTTTGTGTGCGAGGTAAAAAGGTGCAACTTGCAAGGGCAGAATATCCAATGCAGACAATTTTTGAAATTACAAGCCTTTTGAAACCTGAGGTAATTTTTGAAGATAGTAATATTTTAGCAGTTAATAAACCCCCATTTATAGAAAGTTATGATCTTGCAGATTGTTTTAAAGGTTGGGTTTTATTGCATCGATTAGATAAAGAGACAAGTGGCGTAATTTTACTTGTCCGACCCGATAGTGATTTTCATCTTCGTGCAAAAAAAGCCTTTAAAGAGCAGAAAGTTTATAAAGAATATGTGGCTTTGGTAAGCGGATTTGTTAGTGAGAAATGTGTGATTAATGAACCAATTTTGACGATTAAAAAAGGTTTTGCAAAAAGTAAGATTAGTAAAGATGGTTTGAGTGCAATTACACAAATTGAGCCTTTGAGTGTTGTGGGTAAAAAAACCTTGGTTAAAGCAGTGATTAAAACAGGGCGTACGCATCAAATTCGTGTGCATTTAAAAAGCATAGGGCATAGTATAGTGGGAGATAGGCTTTATGGCGGGATTGATTTTAAAAGAATCATGCTTCATGCTTTAAAAATTAAAATTTTTGATTATGAATTCTCTTCCCCATTACCAAAAGAGTTTCAGAATTTAGTTCAATGA
- a CDS encoding zinc ribbon domain-containing protein, with protein sequence MNKHLQQLIEVANLDKGIDLLEPKIAQIKTKLNRILKEKEKKEQEIFQIEEENAELLLRNKNTQTMIEEIAIRLEQIAKKHNEVKSERELKALVIEEELAKEQLTKANQDIEDIEKIQETKKQKLIELQEGIKELQSEIEAEEKEVAKEVGLVEAEQEKLYVKRQELYALLDQKLAIFYEKIRNWAKNTSIVPVKKQACGGCFIRINDRIYAEVKQSNDIVNCPHCGRILYIENA encoded by the coding sequence ATGAACAAACATTTGCAACAATTAATTGAAGTGGCTAACCTTGATAAGGGGATTGACCTCTTGGAGCCAAAGATTGCACAAATCAAAACTAAGCTTAATAGAATTTTGAAAGAAAAAGAAAAAAAAGAGCAAGAAATTTTTCAAATTGAAGAAGAAAATGCAGAACTTTTATTGCGAAATAAGAATACACAAACAATGATTGAAGAAATTGCAATTCGTTTGGAGCAAATCGCTAAAAAACATAATGAAGTAAAATCAGAGCGTGAGTTGAAGGCATTGGTAATTGAAGAAGAACTTGCAAAAGAGCAGCTTACAAAAGCTAATCAGGATATTGAAGATATTGAAAAAATACAGGAAACAAAAAAACAAAAGCTCATAGAATTGCAAGAAGGAATCAAGGAATTACAAAGTGAGATTGAAGCAGAGGAAAAAGAAGTAGCCAAAGAAGTTGGGCTCGTAGAAGCAGAACAGGAAAAACTTTATGTAAAAAGACAAGAGCTTTATGCTCTGCTTGATCAAAAACTTGCAATTTTTTATGAAAAAATTAGAAATTGGGCAAAAAATACAAGTATTGTCCCTGTGAAAAAGCAGGCATGTGGTGGATGTTTTATTCGTATTAATGATCGCATTTATGCAGAAGTAAAACAAAGTAATGATATTGTTAATTGCCCACATTGTGGCAGAATCCTTTATATAGAAAACGCATAA
- the waaA gene encoding lipid IV(A) 3-deoxy-D-manno-octulosonic acid transferase translates to MKSFRFFYLCVLGIGYLAFLPFLFLLVFKQKYRNSLPARFFCQQKKPSKDTEIWLHACSFGEVKSLEPIICELLEKQKNILLTTTTQTGYALAQKTFCQFANFQVLYLPFEIFLWRWKSSLLNLKTLVVTESELWYMPFFMAKDLGAKTLLINARVSDRSYDKYLKLQFYYREVFSFIDKVFAQSRNDEIRLESLGAKNIQVFGNLKVYSNIQTTKLYNKPSKLVVVAGSSHADEEKIVLKAFNVLHKKNPNSLLILAPRHPERFDEVCAMLEGFKVSRLSQDGISDDSDIIVVDILGELNNIYRIADIVVLCGSFVKVGGHNPLEPAFFGAKLLSGPYIFNQYVLFDCVENYAIVQDAQELEKKLLDYENLPHSKIKVEKDCFKELMKEIMA, encoded by the coding sequence TTGAAGTCATTTAGATTTTTTTATCTTTGTGTTTTAGGCATTGGCTATCTAGCCTTTTTGCCTTTTTTGTTTTTGCTAGTATTTAAGCAAAAGTATCGAAATTCCCTTCCTGCACGATTTTTTTGCCAACAAAAAAAGCCTTCAAAAGATACAGAAATTTGGTTGCATGCTTGTTCTTTTGGTGAAGTAAAATCTCTTGAGCCTATTATTTGCGAACTTTTAGAAAAACAAAAAAATATTTTATTGACAACTACGACACAAACAGGCTATGCTCTTGCGCAAAAGACTTTTTGTCAATTTGCAAATTTTCAAGTTTTATACCTTCCTTTTGAGATTTTTTTGTGGCGTTGGAAATCCTCTCTTCTTAACTTAAAAACGCTTGTTGTAACAGAATCGGAGCTTTGGTATATGCCTTTTTTTATGGCAAAAGATTTGGGGGCAAAAACTTTATTGATTAATGCTAGGGTATCAGATCGTTCTTATGATAAATATTTAAAATTGCAGTTTTATTATCGTGAGGTTTTTAGTTTTATTGATAAGGTTTTTGCACAAAGTCGTAATGATGAAATACGACTGGAAAGTCTTGGTGCAAAAAATATTCAAGTTTTTGGCAATCTCAAGGTTTATAGTAATATACAGACTACAAAGCTTTATAATAAGCCTTCAAAACTTGTTGTGGTTGCAGGAAGTAGTCATGCTGATGAGGAAAAAATTGTTTTAAAAGCTTTTAATGTGCTGCATAAAAAAAATCCCAATTCTCTTTTGATTTTAGCGCCTCGCCATCCTGAGAGGTTTGATGAGGTTTGTGCTATGTTAGAAGGGTTTAAGGTTTCACGATTGTCTCAAGATGGAATAAGTGATGATTCTGATATTATTGTAGTTGATATTTTAGGGGAGCTAAACAATATTTATCGAATCGCAGATATTGTGGTTTTGTGTGGAAGTTTTGTAAAGGTTGGCGGGCATAATCCTTTAGAGCCGGCATTTTTTGGTGCAAAACTTTTGAGCGGACCTTATATTTTTAATCAATATGTACTTTTTGATTGTGTGGAGAACTATGCGATTGTGCAAGATGCACAAGAATTAGAAAAAAAATTATTAGATTATGAAAATTTACCTCATTCAAAAATCAAAGTAGAAAAAGATTGCTTCAAGGAGTTGATGAAGGAGATTATGGCATGA
- the lgt gene encoding prolipoprotein diacylglyceryl transferase, translated as MNFWNTIYEHFDPVAFEFFGLKIHWYGLAYLSALLFALMLAKYWVKNDKNRFSLSIKMLENYFIWAEIGVILGARIGYVIIYDPQKWEYFLQPWQIFNPFDSYGNFIGIRGMSYHGALVGFLFSSALFAIYKKVKFLMLLDLIALSVPLAYVFGRIGNFLNQELFGRVVENPAFFAFGILVDGQLRYPSQLIEAFLEGVVVFLIVLWMRQKTKMQGALIVTYGISYSAARFISEYFREPDLQMGVYAFGLSMGQILSAGMLVVTGLVYLLALKNYKKSNVKTNKVVNKKS; from the coding sequence ATGAATTTTTGGAATACAATTTATGAGCATTTTGATCCAGTGGCATTTGAGTTTTTTGGATTAAAAATCCATTGGTATGGTCTAGCATATCTTAGTGCTCTTCTTTTTGCACTTATGTTGGCAAAATATTGGGTGAAAAATGACAAAAATAGATTTTCTTTATCAATAAAAATGCTAGAAAATTATTTTATTTGGGCAGAAATCGGGGTGATTTTAGGGGCAAGGATTGGTTATGTAATAATCTATGATCCACAAAAATGGGAATATTTCTTGCAACCTTGGCAAATTTTTAATCCTTTTGATTCTTATGGGAATTTTATTGGGATTAGGGGAATGAGTTATCATGGTGCTTTAGTCGGGTTTTTATTTTCTAGTGCCTTGTTTGCAATCTATAAAAAAGTTAAGTTTTTAATGCTTTTGGATTTGATTGCACTTAGTGTGCCACTGGCTTATGTTTTTGGCAGAATCGGAAATTTTTTAAATCAGGAGCTTTTTGGTAGAGTGGTGGAAAATCCGGCATTTTTTGCTTTTGGAATTTTAGTAGATGGGCAGTTGCGCTATCCTAGTCAGTTGATTGAGGCATTTTTAGAAGGGGTGGTGGTTTTTTTGATTGTTTTGTGGATGCGTCAAAAAACAAAGATGCAAGGTGCATTGATTGTTACTTATGGTATTTCTTATAGTGCTGCTAGATTTATTTCTGAATATTTTAGGGAGCCTGATTTGCAAATGGGGGTTTATGCTTTTGGGCTTTCTATGGGACAGATTCTAAGTGCGGGGATGTTAGTTGTTACGGGATTAGTGTATTTATTGGCATTAAAAAATTATAAAAAATCTAATGTAAAAACAAATAAAGTTGTAAATAAAAAATCATAG
- a CDS encoding DMT family transporter, whose translation MSATKKAWIFLIIAIIAEVLGSSSLKMFEDNYLLKYLLMGGFITFSYFFVGMAVKHISIGLAYAMWEALGVVLISLIGMVFFGENLSIYQKIGILFSVVGIIFINFGERE comes from the coding sequence TTGAGTGCGACAAAAAAAGCATGGATATTTTTGATTATTGCAATTATTGCAGAAGTTCTTGGTTCGAGTTCTTTGAAAATGTTTGAAGATAATTACTTGCTTAAGTATTTATTGATGGGTGGATTTATTACTTTTTCTTATTTTTTTGTAGGGATGGCAGTCAAACATATTTCTATTGGTTTGGCGTATGCGATGTGGGAGGCACTTGGTGTGGTGTTGATTTCTTTGATAGGAATGGTCTTTTTTGGAGAAAATCTAAGCATTTATCAAAAAATTGGAATTTTATTTAGCGTAGTGGGAATTATTTTTATTAATTTTGGAGAGCGGGAGTAA
- a CDS encoding SulP family inorganic anion transporter — MQIRYYKNEILAGLVSSIAIIPEVMGFALVAKFDPIAGLYTAFILGLIAALLGGRAGLVSAAAGSMAVVAVHLSLSHGTQYVLAAGILAGILQIIFGLLRLGKWVRMIPQTAIFGFVNGLAIVIFSSQLQFFASEGVAMYVIVGLTMAIMLILPKFSRILPAGLVAIVILGFGVYFLQINTKTIGDLGNLNGGLPHFSLPDVPLNFETLQVIWPYSLILALVGLIETLLTLSVMDEMQKTRGNSNKECIAQGLGNSVCGFFGAMSGCVMIGQSIINATSGGIGRISSAMAAIFVLIFVVSIPEVISKIPMGVLVGIMFVVSLKTFEWASISRLRSMKKSDILILLLVTIITVVFDLAIAVIIGVIIAALVFAYQQAKITTTTILESDGTKVYKLKGPLFFGSSVGFVHDLFDVENDPQNVVIDFSEARVMDSSGVDAIDKLTKKYLDMHKSLKLRHLSEDCKDALRLAKKYCTYEIDDPSYKVARDL, encoded by the coding sequence ATGCAAATACGGTATTATAAAAATGAAATTTTAGCAGGTCTTGTGAGTTCTATTGCTATTATTCCTGAAGTGATGGGATTTGCTTTGGTGGCAAAATTTGATCCTATTGCTGGGTTATATACAGCTTTTATTTTGGGGTTGATTGCTGCATTACTTGGAGGGCGTGCAGGATTAGTTAGCGCGGCTGCGGGATCTATGGCAGTAGTTGCGGTGCATTTATCATTATCTCATGGCACACAATATGTGCTTGCAGCAGGAATCTTAGCAGGAATTTTGCAAATTATTTTTGGATTATTGCGTCTAGGAAAATGGGTGCGTATGATTCCACAAACCGCTATTTTTGGTTTTGTAAATGGTTTGGCAATTGTAATTTTTAGCTCACAATTGCAGTTTTTTGCTTCTGAAGGTGTGGCAATGTATGTAATTGTTGGTCTTACAATGGCTATTATGCTTATATTGCCAAAATTCTCGCGTATTCTTCCAGCAGGGCTTGTAGCAATTGTTATTTTGGGTTTTGGGGTATATTTTTTACAGATTAATACAAAGACAATTGGAGATTTGGGAAATCTTAATGGCGGCTTACCGCATTTTTCTTTGCCAGATGTGCCGCTAAATTTTGAGACTTTGCAAGTAATTTGGCCATATAGCTTGATTTTGGCACTTGTGGGGTTGATAGAGACGCTTTTAACTCTTTCTGTAATGGATGAAATGCAAAAAACAAGGGGTAATAGCAATAAAGAATGTATCGCACAGGGTTTGGGGAATAGTGTGTGTGGTTTTTTTGGTGCTATGAGTGGATGTGTAATGATTGGTCAAAGTATTATCAATGCAACTTCTGGAGGAATAGGACGCATTTCTAGTGCTATGGCTGCGATTTTTGTTTTGATTTTTGTGGTGAGCATTCCTGAAGTTATTAGTAAGATTCCTATGGGAGTTTTAGTGGGGATTATGTTTGTTGTGTCACTTAAAACTTTTGAGTGGGCAAGCATTTCGCGATTAAGAAGCATGAAAAAATCTGATATTTTAATTTTATTATTAGTAACAATAATTACGGTGGTTTTTGATTTGGCGATTGCTGTGATTATTGGGGTGATTATCGCAGCACTTGTTTTTGCTTATCAACAAGCAAAGATTACAACTACTACTATTTTAGAATCCGATGGCACAAAGGTGTATAAACTTAAGGGCCCATTGTTTTTTGGTTCTAGTGTAGGGTTTGTGCATGATTTATTTGATGTGGAAAATGATCCACAAAATGTTGTGATTGATTTTAGTGAAGCAAGAGTAATGGATAGTAGCGGGGTAGATGCTATTGATAAATTGACAAAAAAATATCTTGATATGCATAAAAGTTTGAAATTGCGGCATTTAAGTGAGGATTGTAAAGATGCCTTGCGATTGGCAAAAAAATACTGCACCTATGAAATTGATGATCCTAGCTATAAGGTTGCAAGAGATTTATAG
- a CDS encoding Nif3-like dinuclear metal center hexameric protein has product MKVKEIYEILKECSPFEMQEAWDNCGLQVGGMENEVEHLVAALEIDLQVLEKLEPKSLVIVHHPLIFKGLKQLDTEAYPSNYLKILLQKECVLIAMHTNFDLSHLNAYLCQEVLGFRDSYQENGIMFAKLPQAMTLSDLAKKVQNAMGLPILKVSDHAGEIKEVGIVCGSGFSLFSFVQGRKNFCFLTGDIKYHDAMLASAMKVSLIDIMHYESERYFAEIIQRILQKRGYKVIISQTKNPFIFL; this is encoded by the coding sequence ATGAAGGTTAAAGAAATTTATGAGATATTAAAAGAGTGTTCTCCTTTTGAGATGCAGGAAGCATGGGATAATTGTGGTTTGCAAGTAGGGGGAATGGAAAATGAGGTCGAGCATCTTGTGGCGGCTTTAGAGATTGATTTGCAAGTTTTAGAGAAATTAGAGCCAAAAAGTTTAGTAATTGTGCATCATCCTTTGATTTTTAAGGGATTAAAACAATTAGATACAGAAGCTTATCCTAGTAATTATTTAAAAATTTTATTGCAAAAAGAATGTGTGCTTATTGCAATGCATACAAATTTTGACCTTTCTCATTTAAATGCTTATCTTTGTCAAGAAGTTTTGGGCTTTAGGGATTCTTATCAAGAAAATGGAATCATGTTTGCAAAATTACCCCAAGCTATGACACTTAGCGATTTGGCAAAAAAAGTGCAAAATGCAATGGGGCTACCTATATTAAAAGTAAGCGATCATGCAGGGGAGATTAAGGAAGTAGGGATTGTGTGTGGAAGTGGATTTTCTTTATTTTCTTTTGTGCAAGGGCGTAAGAATTTTTGTTTTCTAACAGGAGATATTAAATATCATGATGCAATGCTTGCAAGTGCTATGAAAGTGAGTTTGATTGATATTATGCATTATGAAAGTGAGCGTTATTTTGCAGAAATTATTCAAAGAATTTTGCAAAAAAGGGGATATAAGGTTATAATTAGCCAAACTAAAAACCCGTTTATTTTTTTGTAA